From one Streptomyces mobaraensis genomic stretch:
- a CDS encoding AzlC family ABC transporter permease codes for MATLPTGHIGTGTAPSPPAPPEGLRTDLRRALKDSGSVGLGACPMGVAFGVLVAHSGLPWWWASVFSGFIYAGSLEFLFLGLVLSTAPLASIAVTAFLVNFRHVFYALSFPLHRVRGRLGKVYSTFALSDEAYAVTVGEAARNHSGRRILWLQVFIHCYWAGGATTGALLGSVIPESIKGLDFAVTALFTVLAIDAFRARRDIPTPLLALACALVARFTFPGQMLLVAFALFTAGLLARYVWTGKTRRRRRTRKDRQGGQDRQDRQDRQDRQDRQDRQDRQDRQDRQDQNDDKERIRA; via the coding sequence CCGACGGGACACATCGGCACCGGCACTGCCCCCTCTCCCCCGGCTCCCCCCGAGGGACTGCGGACGGACCTGCGACGCGCACTCAAGGACTCCGGCTCGGTGGGCCTGGGGGCCTGTCCGATGGGCGTGGCCTTCGGCGTCCTGGTCGCCCACTCCGGGCTCCCGTGGTGGTGGGCGAGCGTCTTCTCCGGCTTCATCTACGCCGGCTCCCTGGAGTTCCTCTTCCTCGGCCTGGTGCTGTCGACCGCGCCGCTCGCGTCGATCGCGGTGACGGCCTTCCTGGTCAACTTCCGGCACGTCTTCTACGCGCTGTCCTTCCCGCTGCACCGGGTCCGGGGCCGGCTCGGGAAGGTGTACAGCACCTTCGCCCTGTCCGACGAGGCGTACGCGGTCACGGTCGGCGAGGCCGCCCGGAACCACTCCGGCCGGCGGATCCTCTGGCTCCAGGTGTTCATCCACTGCTACTGGGCCGGCGGGGCGACGACCGGCGCCCTGCTGGGCTCGGTGATACCGGAGAGCATCAAGGGCCTCGACTTCGCGGTGACCGCCCTCTTCACCGTCCTGGCCATCGACGCCTTCCGCGCCCGCCGCGACATCCCCACCCCGCTGCTGGCCCTGGCCTGCGCGCTTGTGGCCCGGTTCACGTTCCCCGGGCAGATGCTGCTTGTCGCGTTCGCGCTGTTCACCGCCGGGCTGCTGGCCCGCTACGTCTGGACCGGAAAGACGCGGCGGAGACGGCGGACACGGAAGGACCGACAGGGAGGGCAGGACCGGCAGGACCGGCAGGACCGGCAGGACCGGCAGGACCGGCAGGACCGGCAGGACCGGCAGGACCGGCAGGACCGGCAGGACCAGAACGACGACAAGGAGCGGATCCGTGCCTGA
- a CDS encoding branched-chain amino acid transporter permease: MPDTGYLIAAVATAVAVTWALRALPFAALAPLRSSPLAVYLNKAMPVGVMAVLAVYTLRGFDPHVPDRAWPTVIALVFTVALHLWRRNLLLSVLAGTVVHVLLASTVFD; encoded by the coding sequence GTGCCTGACACCGGATACCTGATCGCGGCCGTGGCCACCGCCGTCGCCGTCACCTGGGCCCTGCGCGCCCTGCCCTTCGCCGCCCTGGCCCCGCTGCGGTCGAGCCCGCTGGCCGTCTACCTCAACAAGGCGATGCCGGTCGGGGTGATGGCCGTCCTCGCCGTCTACACCCTGCGCGGCTTCGACCCGCACGTCCCCGACCGCGCCTGGCCGACCGTCATCGCGCTGGTTTTCACCGTGGCGCTGCACCTGTGGCGGCGCAATCTCCTGCTGTCCGTCCTCGCCGGCACCGTCGTCCACGTGCTGCTCGCCAGCACGGTCTTCGACTGA
- a CDS encoding type II toxin-antitoxin system Phd/YefM family antitoxin, with translation MAYEIPVTQARAELAELINRVVYGGERVVVTRHGKPLVALVSAADLERLERREAEADERAADEPVISTVSTVRHLPSTPGDPGRFGIAAEHRAPGSGPRR, from the coding sequence ATGGCCTACGAGATTCCTGTGACGCAAGCCCGAGCGGAGCTGGCGGAGCTGATCAACCGCGTCGTCTACGGCGGCGAGCGGGTCGTCGTGACGCGCCACGGGAAGCCCCTGGTCGCGCTGGTGTCCGCCGCCGACCTGGAGCGGCTGGAGCGGCGTGAGGCGGAAGCGGACGAGCGGGCCGCGGACGAGCCGGTGATCAGCACCGTCTCGACCGTCCGGCACCTGCCGTCCACCCCCGGCGACCCCGGCCGTTTCGGCATCGCGGCCGAGCACCGCGCCCCGGGGAGCGGCCCTCGGCGCTGA